From Thermococcus barophilus MP:
AGTTTCTCCTGCAAACTTTCCATCAATATACACCTTTCCTTCGAGATTTGAAGTGATGTTTATATAACCTCCAGGAGCTTTCTTCAGGAGCACAACACGGTAATCCGGAATATAAGCAAAGTCCCTGGTTGGAGTGTCCAGCCTCTCTTGGAGATAGCCTATTGTTATGACAACCAGATTTCCCCTGAAAAATCCAGCAAATCCAACTGGGCCGGGAAATTCAATCAGTTCACTTCTGTTATCTTTTAACAGCAGTACAAACCCGTAAGGCTTCTCTATCGGAAATCCAACACTTGGAGAACCCCCATAAACTAAAACTGTGCCATTATACACTTGGGCTCCGAAGATCTGTCCTTTTCCAACGCTTATGCTTAAATTTTTTATAAGCCTACCATCGTTTGAATAGACTTCGACTCTATCATTCCAGACCATGATTATCCCTTTTTCCGTTATCTCATAGCTTGTTGGACTTGCACCCAGCAGATTAATCCTCGAAATCCTCAAATTGGCCAAAAGGTTTCCGTTCAAATCAAAAATCATGAGCACATCATTTGTCCAGTCCGACACATATATTCTGTTTGAGACTGCATGAACCCTTATGTAAGGCTTACCAAAATCCTTAATCCACCTTAGAGTCCCGTTCAGAGAATAGGACATCACCCGTGAGACTGAGCGGTTTCTCTCCAAGATTATCAGACTGTTTCCAGCACATTCTGCCCCATCAACAAATTCATCAAACCTTAATCTCAGCTCTGAAGAGTTGTCAAAAACAACAACCTGCGATCCATTGCCAGCAAATCCATATACGACAAGCTTCCCTGAACATGCAGTAATCCACTGTGCATACCTAAATTCTCTGCTCCACAACAGACTTCCATTGGTATCAAAAACCTTAACTTTTCCGTTTCGGCTTAAGGTTACCGGATTATTGCCCAGAAATGTAACACCCATTATGTATCTCTCGTGGACGAGTGTCTTTCTTACGATTCTTTTGGAGAAATTGAAGAGAACAGCGGAATCATAAAAGCTTATGAGCAATAAATCGTCTTTCTTCACAACCCTGGCAATGGAGAGGAATTTATTTTCGTAAACAACGCCACTCTCATTGAAGATATAAAAACCCGCGATAATGCGGAGAGGTATGAAGTAGTTTCCAACTGCAATTATTTCTGGCATAATCATGGGAAAGCCGCCCTCGATGCCATCAACTTTCTTTTCCCACATTTCCACATAAACAGCGCCTGCTTGGGATGAGCATACCAGCAACAGCAGGAGCAAAGCAAGCTTTTTCATGTTACCTCCTCCTGAGAAGTAAATAAATTCCA
This genomic window contains:
- a CDS encoding PEGA domain-containing protein, giving the protein MKKLALLLLLLVCSSQAGAVYVEMWEKKVDGIEGGFPMIMPEIIAVGNYFIPLRIIAGFYIFNESGVVYENKFLSIARVVKKDDLLLISFYDSAVLFNFSKRIVRKTLVHERYIMGVTFLGNNPVTLSRNGKVKVFDTNGSLLWSREFRYAQWITACSGKLVVYGFAGNGSQVVVFDNSSELRLRFDEFVDGAECAGNSLIILERNRSVSRVMSYSLNGTLRWIKDFGKPYIRVHAVSNRIYVSDWTNDVLMIFDLNGNLLANLRISRINLLGASPTSYEITEKGIIMVWNDRVEVYSNDGRLIKNLSISVGKGQIFGAQVYNGTVLVYGGSPSVGFPIEKPYGFVLLLKDNRSELIEFPGPVGFAGFFRGNLVVITIGYLQERLDTPTRDFAYIPDYRVVLLKKAPGGYINITSNLEGKVYIDGKFAGETPLRTGLERGRHNITVVAFGKMKSKVIDVNDYDMNITFKFAAGVLNVSSAVEAWLKTDNKSLGKGPGEFYLPPGNYNITFYCFGCLGRMSYFGELYYGVRIKENETTMIFINTSILKNPIGYLMLPCNITEVAIDGKPLRNIFMLPLSAGEHEIELYGRALRVSLKENEVLVLKLDRSRRTYTTTVAITRASELQRVFGFEVVLALFLALLVFREVMREKQ